The following coding sequences are from one Triticum aestivum cultivar Chinese Spring chromosome 5A, IWGSC CS RefSeq v2.1, whole genome shotgun sequence window:
- the LOC123105008 gene encoding uncharacterized protein: MAAPFFSTPFQPYVYQSQQGSVTAFQISGGDVQVLQVMVKSQDKLTAKPGTMCYMSGNIQMDNNYLPENDGGVWQWIFGKSITSTVFFNPGPDDGYVGISAPFPGRILPIDLANFGGELLCQADSFLCSVNDVSVTSSTVDQRPRNIEIGAEMILKQKLRGQGMAFLVGGGSVMQKILAPREVITVDCACIVAMTTTINFQLQNPTPHRRAVLVFGGVNQLKASLTGPGVVFIQSLPFNRLSQRIASRSVGAPSLRDNPRFFIQIVMFFFLAYVMIVSSIILTDV; encoded by the exons AGCCAACAGGGATCTGTGACGGCGTTTCAGATATCCGGTGGGGATGTGCAGGTCCTGCAG GTGATGGTGAAGTCGCAGGACAAGTTGACTGCGAAACCAG GTACAATGTGTTACATGTCCGGGAACATTCAGATGGACAACAATTACTTGCCTGAAAACGATGGAGGCGTGTGGCAGTGGATATTTGGAAAAAGCATAACCAGCACTGTTTTCTTCAATCCTGGCCCTGATGATGGATATGTGGGGATTTCTGCACCATTTCCTGGGAGGATACTGCCT ATAGATCTAGCAAACTTTGGTGGAGAACTACTTTGCCAG GCAGATTCTTTCCTCTGCTCGGTCAATGATGTGTCAGTCACAAGTAGTACAGTTGATCAGCGGCCGCGCAACATTGAAATTGGTGCAGAG ATGATCCTCAAACAGAAGCTTAGGGGTCAAGGGATGGCCTTCCTTGTTGGCGGTGGATCAG TAATGCAGAAAATTCTTGCTCCCCGGGAGGTGATTACTGTTGATTGTGCTTGTATTGTGGCTATGACAACCACCATTAACTTTCAGTTACAGAACCCTACCCCACATAGAAGAGCAGTCCTTGTATTCGGG GGTGTCAACCAGCTAAAAGCATCTCTCACAGGACCTGGCGTCGTTTTCATTCAGAGCCTTCCCTTCAATCGGCTCTCGCAGCGCATCGCAAG TAGATCGGTGGGGGCCCCAAGCTTGAGAGACAACCCCAGGTTCTTCATCCAGATCGTCATGTTCTTCTTCCTGGCCTATGTCATGATTGTGTCGTCAATAATTCTGACGGATGTTTAG
- the LOC123107821 gene encoding late embryogenesis abundant protein D-34 produces MSQGQPRRPEGGEAMQADRPIKYGDVFDVSGELAAQPVAPRDAAMLQSAENEVLGLGQTQKGGPAAVMQSAATLNARAGHVGRGQLTGPVADAGVTVTEADLPGRRVVTESVAGQVVGRFVAPAPVTATEPSGALDKDAVTIGRALEAVAAAGAGAKPVDQSDSAAVQAAEMRATGSNLTVPGGVAAAVQAAADQNERAAREEDKVKLRDVLSDARSKLPADKGATREDAERVVSAEMRNKLDLTTTPGGVAEAVTTAARLNQERP; encoded by the exons ATGAGCCAGGGCCAGCCTCGGAGGCCCGAGGGCGGGGAGGCCATGCAGGCCGACCGGCCAATCAAGTACGGCGACGTGTTCGACGTGTCCGGGGAGCTAGCGGCGCAGCCCGTGGCCCCCAGGGATGCGGCGATGCTGCAGTCCGCCGAGAACGAGGTGCTGGGGCTGGGGCAGACGCAGAAGGGCGGGCCCGCGGCCGTCATGCAGTCGGCCGCCACGCTCAACGCGCGCGCCGGCCACGTCGGCCGCGGCCAGCTCACGGGCCCCGTCGCCGACGCGGGCGTCACCGTCACCGAGGCCGACCTCCCCGGCCGCCGCGTCGTCACCGAGTCCGTCGCCGGGCAGGTCGTGGGCCGGTTCGTCGCGCCCGCGCCGGTGACGGCCACCGAGCCGTCGGGCGCGCTGGACAAGGACGCCGTGACCATCGGGCGCGCGCTGGaggccgtggcggcggccggcgcgggggCGAAGCCGGTGGACCAGAGCGACTCGGCGGCCGTCCAGGCGGCCGAGATGCGCGCCACGGGGTCCAACCTCACCGTCCCGGGGGGCGTCGCCGCGGCGGTGCAGGCGGCCGCCGACCAGAACGAGCGCGCCGCGCGCGAGGAGGACAAGGTCAAGCTCCGGGACGTCCTCTCG GACGCGAGGAGTAAGCTGCCGGCGGACAAGGGGGCGACGAGGGAGGACGCGGAGAGGGTCGTGTCGGCGGAGATGCGGAACAAGCTGGACCTGACGACCACGCCGGGCGGCGTGGCGGAGGCGGTGACCACGGCGGCGCGGCTCAACCAGGAGCGCCCGTAG